Proteins found in one Bacillota bacterium genomic segment:
- the aroC gene encoding chorismate synthase — protein MMGNTFGRLFRITTCGESYGGGFRKDLDIPEELYGGLITIVDGVPPGITITPELIQNELDKRKPGQSALNTPRKEKDKVYIFAGVMENYLTTGAPVGIVIPNTDIEDVHIEQHRANKNFIRPGQATYTYYKKYGQFADWAGAGRASGRETAARVAGGAVAKAVLDTMGIDVIAFVTESHGIKAGHVTYEMAKANYRKNELNCPDLEKAQEMIEDLLKVKAEGDSCGGIVEVIAKGIPAGLGEPVFDKLSATIAYGIMSIGGVKGIEFGAGFKHAAMKGSEANDTPWYDKETGRIRFKTNKAGGLLGGISNGEEIRIRVAVKPTPTIMIEQETVDVDRHENVIHRFTSRSDPSLCPRIYPVCEAMVRIAILDAIYMAKAYRAVAGNIDSKWDVL, from the coding sequence ATGATGGGAAATACCTTTGGACGCTTGTTCAGAATAACTACATGCGGGGAGTCATATGGGGGAGGGTTCCGTAAGGATTTGGATATACCCGAAGAATTGTATGGAGGGCTTATAACAATTGTTGACGGAGTACCGCCGGGAATAACCATAACTCCTGAATTAATACAGAATGAGCTTGATAAAAGGAAACCAGGGCAGTCAGCGTTAAACACTCCCAGAAAAGAAAAGGATAAAGTATATATATTTGCGGGTGTTATGGAAAATTACCTTACAACAGGGGCACCCGTAGGAATTGTTATACCTAATACCGACATTGAAGATGTGCACATTGAGCAACACAGGGCAAATAAAAATTTTATCCGCCCCGGGCAGGCCACTTATACTTATTATAAGAAGTATGGACAATTTGCGGATTGGGCCGGTGCAGGCCGTGCATCAGGGCGTGAAACTGCGGCAAGGGTAGCTGGTGGGGCTGTAGCAAAGGCTGTGCTGGATACAATGGGAATTGATGTAATAGCTTTTGTTACTGAATCCCACGGTATAAAAGCCGGACATGTCACATATGAAATGGCAAAAGCTAATTACCGGAAGAATGAGCTGAATTGTCCTGACTTGGAAAAAGCGCAGGAAATGATAGAGGACCTTCTTAAAGTAAAAGCGGAAGGTGATTCTTGCGGAGGAATTGTTGAAGTAATAGCAAAAGGCATACCGGCAGGTTTGGGAGAACCGGTATTTGATAAATTGAGCGCAACAATTGCCTATGGTATCATGTCAATAGGAGGAGTGAAAGGTATAGAATTTGGTGCGGGGTTTAAGCATGCTGCCATGAAGGGATCTGAGGCTAATGATACACCTTGGTATGATAAAGAAACAGGAAGAATCAGGTTTAAGACAAATAAGGCGGGAGGATTGCTTGGAGGAATATCCAATGGAGAAGAAATTAGAATCAGAGTAGCTGTAAAACCTACTCCTACAATAATGATAGAACAGGAAACTGTAGATGTTGACAGGCATGAGAATGTTATACACCGGTTTACATCACGCAGTGATCCATCCCTGTGTCCCAGGATATATCCTGTTTGTGAGGCCATGGTAAGAATTGCAATACTGGATGCAATTTATATGGCCAAAGCATACAGGGCTGTAGCAGGTAACATTGACTCCAAGTGGGATGTTTTATAA
- a CDS encoding shikimate kinase — MPGSGKSTIGARLADVLGMSFVDTDSVIRQAEKKDLKDIVNEMGLNSFLKIQEDNILKLKVKDSVIATGGSVIYSNNLMTYLRKDGVVIYLKVDISELMERIGPDRRFARNREQSFVDLYNERLPLYDKYSDITIDCSNKDISKVIDEIVHRLGLKH, encoded by the coding sequence ATGCCGGGTTCAGGTAAAAGTACTATAGGGGCTCGCCTGGCAGATGTACTGGGTATGAGTTTTGTTGATACCGATTCTGTAATACGTCAGGCTGAAAAAAAGGATTTAAAGGATATTGTAAATGAAATGGGACTTAATAGTTTTCTTAAGATACAAGAGGATAATATTTTAAAGCTTAAAGTAAAGGATAGTGTGATTGCTACAGGCGGCAGTGTTATATACAGCAATAATTTAATGACTTATTTAAGGAAGGATGGCGTTGTAATTTACTTAAAAGTGGATATCAGTGAACTCATGGAAAGAATAGGGCCTGACAGAAGGTTTGCAAGAAATAGAGAACAGAGTTTTGTTGACTTGTATAATGAAAGGTTGCCTTTGTATGATAAATATTCAGATATTACAATTGATTGTTCAAATAAGGATATCAGCAAGGTTATTGATGAGATAGTACACAGACTGGGTTTAAAACATTAA
- a CDS encoding response regulator produces MESAISLFIIGNNKFMVEMLLEALGNYNDINIVGVAENSLEAVELIKELKPHIILLDVFEPDIKELRILKKANELKQGPRPLIIILSEQGNSSKVKKTIALGVKEYLVKPIDSGILISRIRQVYNEHYSKKWPKPLYSPDIAQQISIVTAELLYGFGILSHLHGYKYIKEAIFYMVNNPKDCKPFRKVLYPLIAEEFGTTPQKVETAIRNAIENAWKKNINLDLDNIAINDNSILKIFNKKPTNSQFISALANRVRSMLNTY; encoded by the coding sequence ATGGAATCTGCGATTTCGCTTTTTATTATTGGAAATAATAAATTTATGGTAGAGATGTTACTTGAAGCATTAGGGAATTATAATGATATAAATATTGTAGGGGTTGCAGAAAATAGTTTGGAAGCAGTTGAATTAATTAAAGAACTAAAACCCCATATAATTTTATTAGATGTTTTTGAACCGGATATAAAGGAACTTAGGATATTAAAAAAAGCCAATGAACTTAAACAAGGTCCCAGACCGTTAATTATAATCCTTTCAGAGCAAGGAAATAGCAGCAAGGTTAAAAAGACAATTGCGTTGGGTGTTAAAGAATACCTTGTTAAACCAATTGATAGCGGTATACTGATATCAAGAATAAGACAGGTTTATAATGAGCACTATTCTAAAAAATGGCCTAAACCCTTATATAGTCCTGATATTGCCCAACAGATTAGTATTGTAACAGCTGAACTATTATATGGTTTTGGTATATTATCTCATTTACATGGTTATAAGTATATCAAGGAAGCCATATTTTACATGGTTAATAATCCGAAAGATTGCAAACCCTTTAGAAAGGTTTTATATCCGTTAATTGCAGAGGAGTTTGGCACTACACCCCAAAAAGTTGAAACAGCTATTAGAAATGCCATTGAAAATGCATGGAAAAAAAACATTAATTTAGATTTAGATAATATTGCAATTAACGATAACAGTATATTGAAG